The Dunckerocampus dactyliophorus isolate RoL2022-P2 chromosome 14, RoL_Ddac_1.1, whole genome shotgun sequence genome includes the window taaccttctgcacgccacactcctccactccacgctctcccacttcctccttcctgtcacatGTCATTTGTCCGTTCACGTCATCCCTGCCCGGCTCTTAccagatgcacttctgccaccttgtggccgcttTTATGGCACCCAAATTGCATTTCCAAGAAACCGGGAAcaaatttcacacaaataaaaggttTGACTGCATGAACACATCACGTAACCAACGTAATAACTGAAGTCATTATGCCCCAAACTGCCGCTGCGATCCGTCCGCGAGcatgattatgttattattatatttcccattcactttaattggtcccGGGTCcataaagggccatcactgggtccgtaTCCGTCTTACACACAATATGCTGAGTATCATAGCATTCGTCAGGCGCTTTACTGTACTGTGTTGGTGAATACCTGAGATGGCCAGTAGCATTTTTCTGCGGGCGCCAAAAGTGGTGATGCCCAGTTCCTTCAGGTCCTGGTCGGTCAGAGTCAGGAATGTCTGCAGGTCGATCTGGAAGTCACAACAACATACCAGGATGATTCAGTCACCCCCACTCGTGCTCTACCCTTAAATGTGCCTCAAGTAAGAAGCAGCATTGTCTCTCATGCCGACCTCCTGTTGCTGGAAGACGTCCGTGTACTTCCCCAGGCCCAGTTTACTGAAGAGCTCGGGCAGGTCAGAACCTTTGAGAGAGGAGTTCAGGCTGCAGCCGTTGCTACCCGTCACTGACGAGATGCAGTCCATGTAGTTGCTGCTGCTCAGGTAATGTTCCGCAGCTGGCCAGCGTGTCGTTCGTGCAGAAGAAAAACACGCAAGAAAGACAATCTTAACCACTCACGCTCATCGAATCGATAAAGGATGTCGTGTCACGCTGTCACGTCAATAATAAATACGTATCGACAAACATGAGATGCAGGGAGGAAGAAAGACGAAACGGACACGCgagcacacaaatacacaagagAATGCGacattaaaatacaattattaattaatacagtcAACGGTTAATGTAATTAGAATAATAgaattattaaaagaataaTACAAGGAATCATATTATAGATACACAGTAAAACTTGAATAATAGTACAAACTGAACAGGATATATTTAATATCTTGAAAATTAAGAACATTgtacttttacaaaaagaaaaaaaaagagaatgaatgtaaacttttccacaattttcacattttcaataaattacgtattttttatattaatttaaaatattattaaatactgcaattgttttttttaactaaatttGGAGGACATTTAGTGAGCACATTTTCCAAAGTAacgttttgtgtttgaatatgatttttgtaattgtttttttttagttaattaattcattatttgatttttttgtttatcattttttaaaataaataaacaactatataaataaatatacagtatttctgcaacaatacatatccaatgaatgcatttaaaTCAAAACATGGATGAGAGGAGATGACGGTGTGAAAGTGAAATTTAGATGAAAATCCATTCTGTCCTGCACCCCTAAAAGTCATTAAGGCaaatcaccatggcaaccacacccacacatacacgcacgcacgcacgcacacgcacagagTGAGAATTGAGTTCACTGGCCAGGAGTAACAGCGCGGAATGGAAAGCAGCTGCTACCCAGTGGGTAAGTTTAGTTCAATAAGGGGAggccattttgtgttagcaggaagtggacatgcatgcacacgggTGCCACATTAAGTGCACTCTGGCTGACATGCATGCACGCGGGTGCCACATTAAGTGCACTCTGGctgacatgcatgcatgcggGTGCCACATTAAGTGCACTCTGGCTGACATGCATGCACGCGGGTGCCACATTAAGTGCACTCTGgctgacatgcatgcacacgggTGCCACATTAAGTGCACTCTGGCTGACATGCATGCACGCGGGTGCCACATTAAGTGCACTCTGgctgacatgcatgcacacgggTGCCACATTAAGTGCACTCTGGCTGACATGCATGCACGCGGGTGCCACATTAAGTGCACTCTGGCTGACATGCATGCACGCGGGTGCCACATTAAGTGCACTCTGgctgacatgcatgcacacgggTGCCACATTAAGTGCACTCTGGCTGACATGCATGCACGCGGGTGCCACATTAAGTGCACTCTGGCTGACTGCACCTTTAATGACTTCAGTTAATCACAACTCCACGCCACGCTTACGGACATAACCCAAGACGTGCCGCAACACACCAGATTTGTTCTGCTTCCTCTTCGGGCTGCTCACGGCGGCGGGGAACTCGGCGTGGGCCTGCAGCCCGTTCGACGTGCCGTTCCTCTCCCGCCAGTTGTCGGAGTCGCTGCCGTTGGCCACGCCCTCCCGGCTGCTGGACCGCGACAAGGACAGCGGGGAACCCTGAAAGGACGTCCGGATATTAGACGGAGCCCATCGAAACACAAAGTGCTAACAGGTGACCGACCTCGTAGGTGGTGCTCATGCTGGGCTTGTAGGACACGTGATTGGCTCTCCTCAGCTCCTTGATGGTTTCTGCCGGCATGGACTTTGAGAAACCAAGACCACTCCACGTGTTAGTTGGGGTCCGTACCTCCGTCACCACGGGCTTCTTCAGCATAGCTGCATGAACACACGCGTTAATCCCGTCCTTGTTTCCAGCCTGTACCTCATGTCTGCTCACCTTTGGTTGCCAGCAGCTTCTTCTGTTCATAGTCAAATGCCTGCAAAGCAACAGTTGCCATGACGATTCATACAAATTAAACGGTATGGCTTCTGTCCACGGGTGTTTGCGTGCACCTGCATGTTGGCGAAGGAGGTCTGCGGCCCCAGTCggattctctctctctcgttctGCTGCGCCGCCCTCTCAGCCGCCCGCTCACTGCCCGGCGCCCTCTTGTCGGCCACGGGACTGTCCGAAGAACTCGACTCGGCGTCCGACAGGAGACAGTCGGAActgcgcacatacacacccacacacacatgaacatgaacacacTGCAAGGACGACAGGGTGACGACATTTAAACccaatatcattttatttaattgcattttttaacaGTATTTTAGCTCAacttcatttaatttattttatttcagctCAATAACCTTGTTTCATATTTTACTTAATGCCGTTTCTGCCAGTATTTAAAtactcttatttatttttagttctaTTTCTTCTGGTATTTATATTGTGGTGTTTAAATATACGCATCCTTTAAATGAACTGCATTTTGGCCACTTTTTAATTgaatttcatttatttgcatttctcACAGAATTGAAGCCCAgtttgatttattcatttattttaattgtattttggcAAGTCTTGGAAGccagtttagttttatttactgGCATTTCTTAGAGAATTCAAACTTTAAATAATTAGAACGTCAAAATAATTGAACATTtgaatgcagttttatttatttttgattttccGTCTTtagacttttattttctttaaactGAACTGCATTTTCTGGCCGGATATGtgacttaaaaataattttattgcgTTTCTGCCAGCattaatttcatttgaattaacTGAATTTTTGTCAGTGTTTGAACGcagttttattgcatttttaaaaatttggtaGACGTGCTTTTAAATTGAAAGCCCCATTAGATTGTAACTCCTTACCCAACAGCGTACGTAAAATCAATTCGTTTTGTATTTTCCAGAATTCCATATTTAGTTTTCTTAAAACATCATGTGACGCTTTGAATGTTTGTgatgttgtattttattgtggcaAATCACCCTTTACTGCACAGTATGTCGGTCTGACATATTATTTGTGCTTGGTGTGGGTACTGTGGGTTTGTGGGGGCcatgtgggggtggggtggcagCTAGGAGCCCGTGTATGCTGTTTGTGAtcgtgttgttgtgttgtgttgtgcattttgttttatgttgGACCCCCTTGAAAGCGGCTATCCATCAATAAATTATTAACTTTTAGAcaatttcattgcatttctgcaAGCATCAATGTCGTTTTAATGAATTGAATTTCCGTCAGTATTTGAACgccattttatttgattttgtttttgtttttgtttctttcagtgttttaacataattttaattaatttaattgccAATAgttaaactttattttattttatttttttattcaactttatttgatttaaaatcggtgcaatgcattgttttttggTAGCAGTCCTACTAAATTGTTGGAGTTTCTAAAGTAGAAACGTGCAAATCCATCTTTGTGGACGTGTAatcaacagtgtgtgtgtgggttgtgTGAGACTTGAAGATCTTAATCCCAACGTACTGTAGGTGGGAATTCTTGGTGCCCTGCAGGAGCTCCACCGCTTGTCGCTTTCCCGACGATGTCTTGCATGACGCCAGCATCTGCTTTAGCTCGCTGCCGTTGGCCGAGTGAGAGGGGCTCCTCGGCATGCCCACCTCCACAAATGTGTCagagcctacacacacacacacacacacacacacacacacacacacacacacgttcatcTTTATAGGAAAAAAGCGCTGCATTAAAAGTCGCAGCGGGTTTGTGGATTAGTGGAAAAACACCCAGCTGTAATTCAGCTTTCAGAGTTACAGGAAGCGTGAAGAAGCAACACTTTTTGAATATGCACGGCCATGAAATAACATGACGTCAGCACATTTTAAAGGAGATCTCTGGGGATTCACATTGGAGGCGTCCACCACGCAAACAAGAGGGCGAGCCAGTCCAAACACACTGTGTGACACAGGAGGAGGTGATGGAGGGAACGAGGAAAGGAGGGAGAGGAAACCTGCCCGTGACGCACCGCATCAGGGAGGACGGGCTCGGTAAACAGTGGAGGAAAAGGAGACGCGTGAGAGAGAAGAACTGAGGGGAAAACCGCCTGAGCACTGAGAGGAGGGCAGAAGTTAATGTCCATGACGATAAACTCTGGGAGATTAGGAGCAAGTTCACTTCAGGTGATTTTGAAGGTTGAATGTAGGAGACACAAGGAGAAAAACACAACTTACTTCAAAATACAGTctgccctcgtttatcgcaggggacaggttcccaaaagagctcgcaataagtgaaatccacgaagtagccaactttatttgtttacaattattatatatttttatattatatgttttaaggctgtaaaaaccgTCACTCTAGACGTTACACgtgtttctcagacaggcatgaacattttctcatttctctcttgtttaaacactctcaaagttcaaatttggttagaattttaatgatcaactcaCACAATTAGCGAGTTTGCTAGcaactattgaccacaacaggaaacggcatgaaggagattgatggaCAACGagctacagccaatcaggatgcagaacacaatgggcaggttctcccttagccaataaaaCCTGTCGTggctctactgtatatttcgccggctattgtctactgtgggttcctactGTGCTGGTACAGCCACGTAAACACACactgagacgaggtggagccgcacacgtcttcaactctcacatgagtatgcaacagcctctactggtagcagtagtaaatacaataacagacacatacaccaGAGCCCtcatagatcgctctaatacacacacggacacagaacacaatgcacgttcatatgttgtgaaaaaaaaagaagcaaaattgcacttaaaaaaatcagcgaatctgcgaaaggtgaacggcGACGTAGCGTGGGAACACTGCAGAACACCCCAGAATTCAACCAAAAAGTGCATTCATCCATAAATCTGACATTTTATACACAACATCCTGACATGGCTGATATTTCAGGTGCCATTTATTGGGCACATCCACAAAGAAGCAGGGTTTTTCCACGACGTCAAAAGTCAGCGTTTGGAGGAAATACGGAGGAACAAGTGAGAGAGAGGAAAGAATTTTCTcccatttggtgctcataaacagcctGTAGGACACACGTTGCTGTTAACATAGCATTAAAAAGGCATTTGTGCATAATAAGGCAGCTAGAATTACTGATGTCTGTGAGTTTTGGTGCAGCTctacgtgaaaaaaaaaaatactgcaaaatggccactttaaaagaaagaaaaaaacaagagatGCATGATAtactttttttcaaactgatacTGATAGCTTTCTGCTTTTCAAGACtgatatggtaccgataacaAAACTTTTCTacatctactttttaaattgaGATTTTTCtggagtttgtgcacacctggaggtaggTAGGACTCAAActaatttggatttgaccaactgtgcccgttgatttgtcctaatcaaatctcatgacatcactactatcacaTGACTactgtcaggagaaccagagggtagagcagagggagccacctgctgtggcccagcaacatgcactgtattcggacacatgctccgagcagccggtgtgacgccacggaggtctctggcaaactttttgcacttttcaaacaccgcaGTGCTGGCGtgtcaggtggctgataaggctTTTTGTGCGCTCTgtgtttttccccccctcatcaCGGAGCTGTTGGTACATTTAGCATGTGAattgtcttcctcggaaagtgaatgtttgtttacaagtgagctcaggggaagttatgacaggccattaacgtcacaggcaggaagaaaaaaggagcgcttgatttgctcacctgcacagtacgggtaatctcgcctcattggagcgttatTTTACCTTATCAGcgatgttatcggatttatcggtatatATTATCGGAGCGATAATTACTAACACTTTCCTTCATTTctcaataaataataagaaatggTACCTTCATCTGTGCTGGACTTGCTGGACAGTGGTTCTGATGGATTGTGTCCACTGGCCTCTTGGACCGAGTCACACGGAGCTGAACTCAGAACCGTCTCGGCAAGTGACGCTGTGGCTATCCTCCCGTAGACGGAACCAGGATGCTGCACGAATCCAATGTATTAAACTAGAGTAAATGTACATGTGTGGAGCGGTGACAACTGGGCCGACCTTCACGTGACCGTTGAGTGCGCAGGCCGCCTTGGCACAGTCGGGAACGCCGTTGATGGGCTGCTTGTCGATGGGCGCCAGGCCCGGCGGAGGGGACGGCGTGCTCTGCGTGTAGCCCTGCACGCCTGATAGCAGGATGCTGCTCAGGGTGGCCTGGGTGGCCGGGTGCAGCATCAACTGGGACGAGAAGGCTAGAGGAGAACCACAATATTTAGATTTATTAGATGTAATAACCCAAAAATTGTAAAGACCGGCGGAACTTGAGGGTCATCCGAGCCTTCACGGGATTCCCAAAAAATATACATGCTGATGCACGGACCTTGGGTGCTGGTGAGCGAGCTGGGCCACAGGGAGGGTGTTGGGGTGCTGGGGGCCTGCAGAGGACTCATGGAGGAGTTTAAGGTGTTCAGGACAGTGTTGGGGGCGGCCGAGTTGGCGAGTGAGTGGGACGCCGTCGCACCCAGGAAGCCTGTAGGGACAGAAGAATCAAAGGTGGTCCTGTCAAAGTTAAAGACATGAAAAATAATCTTCCTGCTGTTGAGCAAATTCCACGCGAAGAAATCTCTCTGCAAGGTCAGTCCGTATCTAACATGTCTTCCTGGCTAAAGTTATGGAGACAATGTGGTGCTGAGTGCATgaaaacacaaagaagcaggTCTGCGGCTTTAACAAGGGCCTACTTTGGCTCCAGGAATAAGGCACGGGACTCTCCTGGCAGCCTGCACTGTGTAATCTGCGCTAGACAAACATGCAGCAATTGCTAACGGCCAGCCAGGATGTGGCCGTCCGCAGCTCCATCACCAACTTTCAACTGATTCTGCTGCACCGGGACCACACGGAATGacattattatcattttctCTGACTGATTATTTCCATTGAATCCTGCTTTTTACGTTCCACTTTGGCGGGAAACGCGAGGTcagaaaatatactgtacattctttGCAGTTCAGCGAGAGAACACACTTCACAGCAAATGAAAGAGAgaataaataattatgaaatgACACATTTATTTACACATGCACCAACATGGCCTCTGAGCCTAGTTGACTTCAGCAGAGTTACCCACAATCAACAGGGTTCTTGTTTGCAGCTACCATGAGAGTATCATTTCAAAGCAATAGGACCGTAAACCACAATCCTTCAAAACAGCCGCTGTGTGCgcggtctacaaaagcaaataaccgctgGGGTCTCTAATCAGCACCGAGTCGAAAAACACGGGCATTAagaactgtggctgtaggcaacctcctgatgcaggttttttattaactccaaaAGATGGCTGGAGCTGCAATCAaagtagtcgtccctcgccacatcacggttcgaacattcGAACATTCGAACGAGGTTTCtcaaacaataataaatgatcactgtttcgtggttgaatactacCGATTACTAGccaataaaatatgcatatttaagcaaattgtacttattcttggcctaaatgaagcatttcaagcataaaaatgtctcagtgaacgaagtaaaatacaaatacaaggcagaagaagcattctagtTGTGAATGTAGTAATTGCTCAGTGAGACAAGCATCCCACGTGATCGCCACAAGAGGCACTTATAGGCGtgtacaggcacaataataacaacataataaatacacccctagggaacacatttattgtggcacacacgagcaggagttttgtTTACGTCTTAaacggcttatttactcttactctgtctgctatattgggtaatacgagtgtaaagccatttaaagctgccattacattacactgatgagacaatagccaccgcaggaagtacactggccagcaaaaaaaacaaggaactgctaaagtgtgagtctgttatcttatttatgtctattatgtcttagtttctctgattatatctgttATACAGGTCATTActagttatttcatgtctagagggctcaaatgTTAAAATACGTATAATGCCAGTATAAAATACGTATAATACGTAgaaaattgtaaacaggtttcctatgccataactatgaaaatattccatttattaatcttgaatcctacttagcggaaattcattcatcacattcgggtctggaaccaattaaccgcgataaacgagggacgactgtatcatgagtggtcatgATCTACCTCTGCCttcgctttaaaatgttggtcgTGCCACTCAGCTGTCGGTGTGAAACTTCCTTGCCGTGCTGTGCCGTTTACAATGGactcatcagtggtattaaCGCTGGCTTCTTACCActcttacaacattggttctgttgctgctgtgttgtgcattatacttgttaataaatggccATGTGGTCAAATAAAGCTACGTTTTCtttcccactttctcatgcactccaaagtCTACCCATTACAGCCTTTAATGGCAATTTTAATGTCTTTGTGTCGGCACAGGCAAAAAATCCTCATGAAGGTTTTTTGCATAttaaccccccccccagtgTGACACCCTTTCAGCAATCAAACACAGTGTAGCTCGGTGTTGTGTTGATGATTACCCAGGTTGCTGagccccaggccagctgaggcCAGGATGTCCAGGCCAACGGGGCACATGAGGGACGGCGAGGGCCCGTTGGCGGCGGGGTTCAATGCCACCGAGGGCGGAGAAGAGGACACCCCGTTGCACTCGAGACCCAGGAGGAATTTTCGGGCTTCATACATGTTCACGGCATTCCTCTCCACACTCTTGACTATTACAGACTGGAAGACACAGAGAGGTTGGACACTGGAAGCCTCGACGTGATGAAATAGGTGGATAGGAGGAACGCGGCGAGCACGGGAGGAGGACTGAAGGCTGGGGAATGTTGGCACGAGGAGACAGGGAGTGAGAGGGAGGATGAGACGTGGAGGCAAACAAGATGGGGAGGAAGGAAGAGGGAATTAAGGCGAGATTAGGATGATAAACAGCAGCAGTGTGGGAGCAAACATTTCACCATTGGTGCACATGACGCTCACTTCCATACATGATGGAAACATTCGGAACA containing:
- the LOC129193746 gene encoding protein bicaudal C homolog 1-like isoform X1, encoding MKIACSNDLARPNFQVTGTELCKNFVSQAKGPPRSSAMAAHCDTLSGYLQQQQQSDQGSNSERSTDSPLPGSEEDLSGPHQLPDPEWTEERFRVDRKKLEFMLLAASEGRVNGGEDFFQKIMDETQTQIAWPSKLKIGAKSKKDPHIKVCGKREHVREAKDRIMLVLDTKSNRVTLKMDVSHTEHSHVIGKGGNNIKRVMEETGCHIHFPDSNRNNQAEKSNQVSIAGQPGGVEAARVKIRELLPLVLSFELPAIMQSDPSSPSVQAISQTYNLTVSFKPPTRLYRATGVVRGSQNNANAVKRGTALLLEHLAGSLANTISVTTHLDIAPQHHLFMKGRNGSNIKHITQRTGAQIHFPDPNSPQKKSTVYIQGTIESVCLARQYLMGCLPLVLMFDIKEDVEVEPQCITALMEQLDVFISIKPKPKQPSKSVIVKSVERNAVNMYEARKFLLGLECNGVSSSPPSVALNPAANGPSPSLMCPVGLDILASAGLGLSNLGFLGATASHSLANSAAPNTVLNTLNSSMSPLQAPSTPTPSLWPSSLTSTQAFSSQLMLHPATQATLSSILLSGVQGYTQSTPSPPPGLAPIDKQPINGVPDCAKAACALNGHVKHPGSVYGRIATASLAETVLSSAPCDSVQEASGHNPSEPLSSKSSTDEGSDTFVEVGMPRSPSHSANGSELKQMLASCKTSSGKRQAVELLQGTKNSHLHSDCLLSDAESSSSDSPVADKRAPGSERAAERAAQQNERERIRLGPQTSFANMQAFDYEQKKLLATKAMLKKPVVTEVRTPTNTWSGLGFSKSMPAETIKELRRANHVSYKPSMSTTYEGSPLSLSRSSSREGVANGSDSDNWRERNGTSNGLQAHAEFPAAVSSPKRKQNKSAAEHYLSSSNYMDCISSVTGSNGCSLNSSLKGSDLPELFSKLGLGKYTDVFQQQEIDLQTFLTLTDQDLKELGITTFGARRKMLLAISELNKNRRKLFEPPIRSSFLEGGASGRLSRQFHADMASVSGRW
- the LOC129193746 gene encoding protein bicaudal C homolog 1-like isoform X2, whose translation is MPRICRLDVPLMLLLMFSLKGPAVRSLHMVENCRLCIRLYSASEGRVNGGEDFFQKIMDETQTQIAWPSKLKIGAKSKKDPHIKVCGKREHVREAKDRIMLVLDTKSNRVTLKMDVSHTEHSHVIGKGGNNIKRVMEETGCHIHFPDSNRNNQAEKSNQVSIAGQPGGVEAARVKIRELLPLVLSFELPAIMQSDPSSPSVQAISQTYNLTVSFKPPTRLYRATGVVRGSQNNANAVKRGTALLLEHLAGSLANTISVTTHLDIAPQHHLFMKGRNGSNIKHITQRTGAQIHFPDPNSPQKKSTVYIQGTIESVCLARQYLMGCLPLVLMFDIKEDVEVEPQCITALMEQLDVFISIKPKPKQPSKSVIVKSVERNAVNMYEARKFLLGLECNGVSSSPPSVALNPAANGPSPSLMCPVGLDILASAGLGLSNLGFLGATASHSLANSAAPNTVLNTLNSSMSPLQAPSTPTPSLWPSSLTSTQAFSSQLMLHPATQATLSSILLSGVQGYTQSTPSPPPGLAPIDKQPINGVPDCAKAACALNGHVKHPGSVYGRIATASLAETVLSSAPCDSVQEASGHNPSEPLSSKSSTDEGSDTFVEVGMPRSPSHSANGSELKQMLASCKTSSGKRQAVELLQGTKNSHLHSDCLLSDAESSSSDSPVADKRAPGSERAAERAAQQNERERIRLGPQTSFANMQAFDYEQKKLLATKAMLKKPVVTEVRTPTNTWSGLGFSKSMPAETIKELRRANHVSYKPSMSTTYEGSPLSLSRSSSREGVANGSDSDNWRERNGTSNGLQAHAEFPAAVSSPKRKQNKSAAEHYLSSSNYMDCISSVTGSNGCSLNSSLKGSDLPELFSKLGLGKYTDVFQQQEIDLQTFLTLTDQDLKELGITTFGARRKMLLAISELNKNRRKLFEPPIRSSFLEGGASGRLSRQFHADMASVSGRW